CAAAGATTGACCATGGCAGTTAATAAAGATGCATACATGTCATTAACAAAACAACAAGGTTTTTTGAGACAAGACATTACCATAAAGATGGGAATCAAGAGATCCATTgcaaatatattcataaacaaGCAACCTTCTTCCACCCTCCACGCAAAATCCAATGAGCATCACGACGTTCCGATGTTGAGCACAGCTTAAGACCTCGACTTCTGAACAAAATTCTTGATCTCCCTGGGTACTAGCCAGTTTATATTGCTTGACAGCAACGACTTGTCCATCGGGTAAGATGCCTCGGTGCACAGACCCATATCCACCCTCAGCCAAAAAGTTCGTTTGTGCAAATCCGCTCGTAGCAACTTCAAGCTCTCCATAAGTGAACCATCTAGGAGGATTCCCAAATGCAGGGGCTTTGTGCTGACACATTGAACACAGTGGAGGAGGGCCTAGAGGTGCTTTTCTGGATAATGAAACCGTGTTCCTTATGTTTCTGCTTGTGCTAACATTAGTACTTCTACTCACCGCATCGGTGTTAGGATCTTGAGAAAGAGTTGACATTTTCTTGACCAGACCTTGACGTGTTGAAGCTGGAGGTCTATGATGAACATTTTGTGATTCTTCCATTACGTGTTGCTGGATTTTACGCCTCGAACTTACAATATCAACCATACAACGCTGGAAATACGAAACGGAGGGAGTTTGCTTTTCGTTCTCAGAATCACATTCAGATCCAGATAAATTTCTCCCACCTTCAGCTGCTGTTCTGGATTCATTTCTCAAGCTGCCACAAAACCCAGAGAACAAAGATGAACTGCCCACATCCGAGCTCGATATCGACGATGTCCCAACATCAGTTACCGTAAGAGGTGACTCAGCATCAGGAGTACTCACAGGAGTCATATCAGGCCCCCTAAATGCAGCCGATTCATCGAAATAGCTTTTCAGACACTTCTGAGAGACATCTAATTCATGTGATGATATCCAAGCTTCTCTAGTAGTATTGATTTTAGGGGATTCCATCAAATTCAAACGAAGAACCTTAGGCTGAGATTTCTTCATTAGAACAACATTACACTGCAGCTCTTCCAAACAGTTCTTCCTTTCATCTTTCAAATGCCTATCCATAATTATGAAACAACAAGAATGAACAAATGGGAACCAAACAAAAGTGAACGAAAAGCTTTTAAAGTACACAATGATATGCCTAAAATGCCTAAAATGCACACAGTTCATATGAATGGATGCCGAAAATAGAGACAAAATTTACATGATATCTATTACTTGTCCAATATCACCCAGTTTGATTGAACTTTCTTAGCTTCAGTAGCCACCATACCCCGAGCCAAACCCGAAAGAGCTTTGATCCTGACTTTTATCTGCAACAAGAATCCACAACTTTGAGGATTCGTAGACGACGAGGAGCAagaactaaacaaaaaaacgcTTTGGAAACAAGTTATTGAACAGACCTTCAGTGGTTCATAAGCACCATGAAGCTGATGAACCATTTGAGAACATGAATGCACAATGTCATCCTTCTGATCTGAAAGGGTCTCTGATGGTGTTCTAAGATGACCAATCGCGCAGTCGCTCGTAAATCGGGAAAACCCCCGCAACCATTTACCTATAACGGTCAGATTTTCCATCAAGACTATTACAGTCAAGAGGGGAAAAAATTAACAACTAAACGACAGAAAGAACAGACATCATAGTAATGAACATGAATAGTTGACATTATCATCAATGGGATAGTAGTTTTACTGGAAATTTCAGGAAAATGTTCTCAAATAATGCCAAATTTCCATCCATTTTAGCCACAGATTCTCATGTTTCAGGTAATAATATGTTATTGAATGTTTGATTCTGAGGAATCAAGGATAATCTAGCTCCCTACAGACATAAAGTCACTCAAAATAATTGCTGAGACAAACATTTATGTAGCAGAAATTCACGAATTCTCATCTGGACATCATAAATGCAATCGAAACGTGTCTGAAAACTTATCCATTAAGAATTTCCTTCTCGGGCAAAGAAAATCTACAAAAACACTAAGAATTTTCAAAGGAATCTTACTTGAGTGATGAGAGGGAATAACCACAAGGAGCTTAATATGATCTCCAGGCTGAACAACATGAGTCAAAGCCCAAACCAGAGCAGTCTTAGAAACTTCCTTGGAGGTGGCTTTAATGGCGACCACCACCACTTTCCCAGCCACATCAAGATGACTCTTCTCCATAAACCCTTCAAAAACTCTCACAAAATCCACAAACCCAGTTCAGTTCCCAACCTTGAGGATCAAAATCCAATACCCATGTCAGAAATTTCCATTAAAGAAGACCCCTGAAATGAAAACCCCCAAAAAGAAACCGACACTGAACacaggaaaacaaaaaaattaaagggtaCTCCGTATTCACAATACTGCAGCAATGAGCAGAGAAATCAGCGAAGGAAATGGCTCAGAAACCGATGTGCTTTTGCTCGCCTTGCGAAATGGGAGAAAAAGGAGCTTAAAGAAGAAAGTAGAGTGAGTGTGGGCCCTCTTTTTACATGTGAAATTCACGCAGCCCACATGCTTTAACGAGTAAAATTGAGCTAATTTTTTACCCATTTGgccatttttttttgctcttGAAGCCACGCTTTGTGAGGGCCAAACAATAACGACGCTAACAAATAAAGGGATTCGGTTAACTAAATGATTATGTGGTAAAAACTCATCGATGAATCCAGCAGCTAAGTTCCAAGCGGCTTTTGATCCCAATGAAACGAGTCAATTGACGTTGCTTTCTTTCTAAGAAATCCAAAAGCCAAAACAGTGCACAAAGTGTttggtattattttttaatctcagTTCAGGGTTGTTTAATTTTCGAGTTTATTCTCACAAAATCTAAGCTTTATGAAGATCAAAACTTTAGCTTCTTAATCGAAATTATATATCTAAATCGATCGAGTTAAActcaaattattatatatttgtgtttggattacaaaaaaaaaaacgttgcAAAAGCTGGATTGACTGTATTAATAAAATCCTTTTGAGTTCGTGatatctataaataaaaaagatgggGAAAAAATGATTTGCTTTGGAAAAGAGAAGGTTAAGGAAAACGACAGGAAGCAGAGGACAGAGCATCATAAATGGGACAATAATAAAGAAGCTTTGAAGGCTTTTGTGCGAGCTGGAGTGGGGTTCAAAGCTTTGCAATCAGGTCCctattcaataattatttgcACAATGAAATCATCCAAGGTTGTCCCTATTGGCTGCTAATGTTATTTATTGTCTTACTgctgtttattttttttactttccatTAATTATGATCTTGAATTCATAGTCAAACTATGTTCCTGTCTCaagatattaaatttcatCGATGTTTATGAcgatagagaagaaaatgagcgagaaaaatagaaactttAGTACTTTGCAACTGATTTTGATCCCGATTCTATATCTGATGGTCCTTCTGCAGTATGGTTACGTTTGcttttaaaatgaagaattgaagaatttATCGGGAATCCTACCAAAtccatttgttctttttctgtaGGATTTGAACTTATAACATCGGGTTTTGGAGACCCGCGTTCGGTATAAATCAATACAAGCGAGATGTTTTATCTTTACTCACATGCATTTTACAAAAAGATTTCAAGAGATCGCCTAACATAGCATGACTCTAAGTaaagtgtcacaatcgcactcttacGATATGTTTTTTAGCAATTGTGTAGCACTCACTCTCGCCACCGAGTGAGTCAGCCAACTCGAAATCGTGTCGCTTTCGATCTGACGACGTATACCCAACACTCTGACCCCGctttaagaaaaatgttttagacaacggagggagagagagagagagtttgaaagaaagatcgagagaaatgaagaaaggaatATTATAGAGTATAAGCGAAAAAGGCAACACAACGGCTTAGATAACATACAACTCTGGGTAGGAAGAATTAACGATTAGCATCATATAGGGTGCA
This sequence is a window from Cucurbita pepo subsp. pepo cultivar mu-cu-16 chromosome LG04, ASM280686v2, whole genome shotgun sequence. Protein-coding genes within it:
- the LOC111793548 gene encoding inactive protein kinase SELMODRAFT_444075-like isoform X1 gives rise to the protein MEKSHLDVAGKVVVVAIKATSKEVSKTALVWALTHVVQPGDHIKLLVVIPSHHSILMENLTVIGKWLRGFSRFTSDCAIGHLRTPSETLSDQKDDIVHSCSQMVHQLHGAYEPLKIKVRIKALSGLARGMVATEAKKVQSNWVILDKHLKDERKNCLEELQCNVVLMKKSQPKVLRLNLMESPKINTTREAWISSHELDVSQKCLKSYFDESAAFRGPDMTPVSTPDAESPLTVTDVGTSSISSSDVGSSSLFSGFCGSLRNESRTAAEGGRNLSGSECDSENEKQTPSVSYFQRCMVDIVSSRRKIQQHVMEESQNVHHRPPASTRQGLVKKMSTLSQDPNTDAVSRSTNVSTSRNIRNTVSLSRKAPLGPPPLCSMCQHKAPAFGNPPRWFTYGELEVATSGFAQTNFLAEGGYGSVHRGILPDGQVVAVKQYKLASTQGDQEFCSEVEVLSCAQHRNVVMLIGFCVEGGRRLLVYEYICNGSLDSHLYGRNRDPLKWSARQKIAVGAARGLRYLHEECRVGCIVHRDIRPNNILLTHDFEPLVGDFGLARWQPDGDLAVETRILGRFGYLAPEYAQSGQITEKADTYSFGVVLLELVTGRKAIDLNRPKGQQCLTEWARKLLRKNAISELVDPCLMNCYSDEEVHRMLRCASLCIKHDPYIRPRMSQVLRVLEGDIVL
- the LOC111793548 gene encoding inactive protein kinase SELMODRAFT_444075-like isoform X2 produces the protein MEKSHLDVAGKVVVVAIKATSKEVSKTALVWALTHVVQPGDHIKLLVVIPSHHSSKWLRGFSRFTSDCAIGHLRTPSETLSDQKDDIVHSCSQMVHQLHGAYEPLKIKVRIKALSGLARGMVATEAKKVQSNWVILDKHLKDERKNCLEELQCNVVLMKKSQPKVLRLNLMESPKINTTREAWISSHELDVSQKCLKSYFDESAAFRGPDMTPVSTPDAESPLTVTDVGTSSISSSDVGSSSLFSGFCGSLRNESRTAAEGGRNLSGSECDSENEKQTPSVSYFQRCMVDIVSSRRKIQQHVMEESQNVHHRPPASTRQGLVKKMSTLSQDPNTDAVSRSTNVSTSRNIRNTVSLSRKAPLGPPPLCSMCQHKAPAFGNPPRWFTYGELEVATSGFAQTNFLAEGGYGSVHRGILPDGQVVAVKQYKLASTQGDQEFCSEVEVLSCAQHRNVVMLIGFCVEGGRRLLVYEYICNGSLDSHLYGRNRDPLKWSARQKIAVGAARGLRYLHEECRVGCIVHRDIRPNNILLTHDFEPLVGDFGLARWQPDGDLAVETRILGRFGYLAPEYAQSGQITEKADTYSFGVVLLELVTGRKAIDLNRPKGQQCLTEWARKLLRKNAISELVDPCLMNCYSDEEVHRMLRCASLCIKHDPYIRPRMSQVLRVLEGDIVL